A part of Haloarchaeobius sp. HME9146 genomic DNA contains:
- the coxB gene encoding cytochrome c oxidase subunit II has protein sequence MYGGIVLQAGGSDSFVPRGSRAEIFSQIFDVFVALGALVGVVVLSYMLYNAYKYRDHEDRSDEDEYDRPVLGEIPTGGGHGRKLLLSFSLSAVIVVSLVLWTYGALLYVEQGAAAAQPTPDTAETMTIEVTGYQYGWKFTYPNGERVDGTLRVPEGKEIRLKVTSEDVFHNFGIPSLHVKTDAVPGQTTVTWFGPADAGEYQAQCYELCGAGHSFMVADVIVMEQSEFDTWYENMGNESTSDSSNSSSVTQPALDVAAMEVHA, from the coding sequence ATGTACGGGGGAATCGTGTTGCAGGCCGGCGGTTCCGACAGCTTCGTTCCGCGAGGGTCACGCGCTGAGATCTTCAGCCAGATCTTCGACGTGTTCGTCGCCCTCGGGGCGCTCGTCGGCGTCGTGGTATTGTCGTACATGCTGTACAACGCGTACAAGTATCGAGACCATGAGGACCGGTCGGACGAGGACGAGTACGACCGGCCGGTTCTCGGTGAGATTCCGACCGGTGGCGGCCACGGCCGCAAACTCCTTCTCTCGTTCAGCCTCAGCGCGGTCATCGTCGTCTCGCTCGTCCTCTGGACCTACGGCGCGCTCCTCTACGTCGAACAGGGCGCAGCCGCGGCCCAGCCCACTCCGGACACTGCGGAGACGATGACCATCGAGGTGACGGGCTACCAGTACGGCTGGAAGTTCACCTACCCGAACGGTGAGCGCGTCGACGGGACGCTCCGGGTCCCGGAAGGGAAGGAGATACGGTTGAAGGTGACATCAGAGGACGTCTTCCACAACTTCGGCATCCCGTCGTTACACGTCAAGACCGACGCCGTTCCGGGCCAGACCACCGTGACGTGGTTCGGGCCGGCCGACGCGGGTGAGTATCAGGCACAGTGTTACGAACTCTGCGGTGCGGGACACTCCTTCATGGTGGCTGACGTCATCGTGATGGAGCAATCCGAATTCGACACGTGGTACGAGAACATGGGCAACGAAAGCACCAGCGACAGTTCGAACAGTAGCAGCGTCACGCAGCCCGCGCTCGACGTGGCTGCCATGGAGGTCCACGCATGA